The genomic stretch TCCTTTGGTTCCTGCTTTGCTTACTAAATATTTCTTCCAAGGGAAATAGAAAAAATCACCATAACAAGTCATTTTGATATACTTTAAAATACTGGTTTCCAATCCTATATAAAATCCACTCTCATTTTGTACCGTACTTCCCTCTCCTATAGAACGAGCATAAACCGATTGATATTTGGCATCATAATACCTGTTCATAACTATTAACTGTGTTCCTCCTTTCGGTGAATAACGTAACATATTCATGGTTGCCCAAGTACCACATTTGTCTATAGCCGTTTCACCCAATAAAGAGAAGCGTTTCCAAAAGAATTTATAATCTCCTCCCACATTATAAAAGTCCTTTCCACGGGGATAATAAATATTATAGTACTTCTTCTCAGGATTCAACGGCTTGTTGAAAACATTATAAACAGCTGTTAATCCTAACTCACAGTACTTTCCATTATAATTTAAATTACTGCCAACCAACTGATTAGTTAATGTATTTTTCTTCTCAAACTCACGATACAACCGATGATATCCATCTTTTTTCAACGACCTTATAAACTGATTATCAACAATACCATCCATCTTCCGATAAGAATAGAAACCATCCAATGTCCATCTTTTCGCCAACTTATAGCTGACTGCCATTCCTTGAAAATAGTTATATTCATCGGTAGAAGAATGCTTGCGTATTCCCCGGCTCTTATTTCCCAAAGTAGAGAGTGTAGCTGTTTTTCCCATCCCGAAATCAGTGTTGATAACTAGTCCATAACCATAGCTGACACGGTAATTACCAAGAGCTAAAGTCTTGATATGACCTATATTACGAATTAACAAGTATAGTGAATAAAAATCATAACCTTTTTTATTTTGTCCGGTAAAGAAAGGTTCTCCTGCATCCTTTTCAGCAGTAATTCCTGCATAAATCTGATCCCGATAATGAAAACTATATCGCAGATTATGATAATATCCATATCCCAAATACTGTTTGTTCGGATTCTTTTTTAAAGTTTCTGCCGGGTACTGTTGATACCCGGCCTTCGTATAAAAAGGAATATCAACACGTGTTGATAACTCTTGTTTACCGTATTTCAATATCCGCTTTATATTTGGTTTATATTGCTCTTTTTCAGGAGTTTCAAAGTAAATAAAGGGTAGTAAATAGTGAATAGTCTGCCTGTCAATATCTTCAATCATCCATAACTCATTGCGGGTAAGCATAGGACCATATTTGTACAGATAATACAATATATTCTCTACCAGTTGGTCAGAGAGAAATG from Phocaeicola dorei encodes the following:
- a CDS encoding helix-hairpin-helix domain-containing protein, with amino-acid sequence MNYKMNRLLKVMLIICITILLSVHNLCAQEVWEELVEQLMDEDENSSFQWDTHFEELSELRENPININTATKEQLERFPFLSDQLVENILYYLYKYGPMLTRNELWMIEDIDRQTIHYLLPFIYFETPEKEQYKPNIKRILKYGKQELSTRVDIPFYTKAGYQQYPAETLKKNPNKQYLGYGYYHNLRYSFHYRDQIYAGITAEKDAGEPFFTGQNKKGYDFYSLYLLIRNIGHIKTLALGNYRVSYGYGLVINTDFGMGKTATLSTLGNKSRGIRKHSSTDEYNYFQGMAVSYKLAKRWTLDGFYSYRKMDGIVDNQFIRSLKKDGYHRLYREFEKKNTLTNQLVGSNLNYNGKYCELGLTAVYNVFNKPLNPEKKYYNIYYPRGKDFYNVGGDYKFFWKRFSLLGETAIDKCGTWATMNMLRYSPKGGTQLIVMNRYYDAKYQSVYARSIGEGSTVQNESGFYIGLETSILKYIKMTCYGDFFYFPWKKYLVSKAGTKGLDGLLQLSYSPTYELEMFIRYRYKKKEKDFTAEDKTKQTIPSIQQKCRYQLNYSVKDKLTLKTIADYVRINFRGQSASNGFLVSQSAAYTFHLLPLQLDLSAAWFNTDDYNSRLTIYEKSVLYAFSMPSFYYKGMRVAVNARYELNKHIILQAKYGTTHYFNRDKISSALEEIDGSTKSDLYLQLRLKF